A window from Mycobacterium saskatchewanense encodes these proteins:
- a CDS encoding AAA family ATPase codes for MLQTVAIRGYRSLREVVLPLGRLSLITGANGAGKSSLYRALRLLADCGRGEVIGSLAREGGLQSVLWAGPEQTSGARRTGTTEGTARTRPVSLELGFAADDFGYLVDLGMPQMAGPGSEFARDPEIKREALFAGPVLRNATTLVRRTRDYAEVSAESGRGFDELCRNLPSYRSVLTEYAHPQALPELAAVRERLRGWRFYDGFRVDAGAPARRPQIGTRTPVLADDGSDVAAAIQTIVEAGLDDLHRIVADAFDGATVSVAVSDGLFDLQLRQRGMLRPLRSAELSDGTMRFLLWAAALLSPQPPSLMVLNEPETSLHPSLVRPLASLIRTAAEQTQVVVVTHSRALLTGTATSDAAEIELFKEWGETRVAGQELLSTPPWDWGKR; via the coding sequence GTGTTGCAGACGGTCGCTATCCGCGGCTACCGCTCCCTTCGAGAGGTGGTCCTGCCGCTGGGTCGGCTGTCGCTCATCACGGGCGCCAACGGCGCCGGCAAGTCGTCGCTGTACCGGGCGCTGCGGCTGCTGGCCGATTGCGGCCGCGGCGAAGTGATCGGCTCACTGGCGCGCGAGGGCGGCCTGCAGTCGGTGCTGTGGGCGGGGCCCGAGCAGACGAGCGGCGCCCGGCGGACCGGCACGACCGAGGGAACCGCCCGGACCCGGCCGGTGTCCCTCGAATTGGGCTTCGCCGCGGACGATTTCGGGTATCTGGTGGATCTCGGCATGCCGCAGATGGCCGGGCCCGGATCGGAATTCGCCCGCGACCCGGAGATCAAGCGGGAGGCGCTGTTCGCCGGGCCGGTGTTGCGCAACGCCACCACACTGGTGCGCCGAACTCGCGATTACGCCGAAGTGAGCGCCGAATCCGGCCGCGGCTTCGACGAGTTGTGCCGCAACTTGCCGTCCTATCGCAGCGTCCTCACCGAGTACGCGCATCCGCAGGCCCTCCCCGAGCTGGCGGCCGTGCGCGAACGACTGCGCGGGTGGCGGTTTTACGACGGCTTCCGCGTCGACGCGGGCGCGCCCGCGCGGCGGCCGCAGATCGGTACGCGGACCCCGGTGCTCGCCGACGACGGCAGCGACGTCGCCGCCGCCATCCAGACGATCGTCGAAGCGGGTCTCGATGACCTGCACCGCATCGTCGCCGACGCGTTCGACGGCGCGACAGTCTCGGTCGCCGTCAGCGACGGCCTGTTCGACCTCCAGCTGCGGCAGCGCGGCATGCTGCGTCCGCTCCGGTCGGCGGAATTGTCCGACGGCACAATGCGTTTCCTGCTCTGGGCCGCCGCGCTGCTGAGCCCGCAACCCCCCTCGCTGATGGTCCTCAACGAACCCGAGACCTCCCTGCACCCGAGCCTCGTGCGTCCGCTGGCCTCGCTGATCCGCACCGCCGCCGAGCAGACTCAGGTCGTGGTGGTCACCCATTCCCGCGCCCTGTTGACCGGGACCGCGACGAGCGACGCCGCCGAGATCGAGCTCTTCAAGGAGTGGGGCGAGACCCGCGTCGCGGGGCAGGAGCTGCTGAGCACGCCTCCGTGGGACTGGGGCAAACGCTAG
- the budA gene encoding acetolactate decarboxylase, translating into MFQFSTIGALLEGVYDGDVTVADILRHGDFGLGTFNHLDGEMVILDGVCYRLRADGSAGRAAPSDRTPFAAVTRFHSDFEIAINSRTDRAEVIAAIDRRIESPNLIYGVRITGHFAELRTRTVMAQKQPYPPLTQATEGQAETAFSDVSGTVVGFRTPDFEQGISVAGYHLHFLDDERTGGGHILDFVLDRGTVAVSGASQLHLSLPTSGAFLGAQLSGPDLTERINKAEGGAHDQDSN; encoded by the coding sequence GTGTTCCAGTTCTCGACGATCGGCGCCCTGCTCGAGGGCGTCTACGACGGCGACGTCACCGTCGCCGACATCCTGCGCCACGGCGACTTCGGGCTGGGCACCTTCAACCATCTCGACGGCGAAATGGTGATCCTCGACGGGGTCTGCTACCGATTGCGCGCCGACGGCAGCGCCGGACGCGCGGCGCCGAGCGACCGCACTCCGTTCGCGGCGGTCACCAGGTTCCACAGCGACTTCGAGATCGCCATCAACTCCCGCACCGACCGCGCCGAGGTGATCGCGGCGATCGACCGGCGAATCGAGAGCCCCAACTTGATTTACGGTGTACGCATCACCGGGCACTTCGCCGAGCTACGCACCCGCACGGTGATGGCGCAGAAGCAGCCTTATCCTCCCCTGACGCAGGCGACCGAGGGGCAGGCCGAAACCGCGTTCAGCGATGTGTCCGGCACGGTGGTCGGATTCCGGACTCCCGACTTCGAGCAGGGCATTTCGGTGGCCGGTTATCATCTGCACTTCCTCGACGATGAGCGCACCGGCGGCGGCCACATCCTGGACTTCGTGCTCGACCGTGGCACCGTCGCCGTCAGCGGAGCCTCCCAATTGCACCTGAGCCTGCCGACCTCGGGCGCGTTTTTGGGCGCCCAATTGTCGGGCCCCGACCTGACGGAACGGATCAACAAGGCCGAAGGCGGTGCCCACGACCAAGATTCGAATTAG
- a CDS encoding TetR/AcrR family transcriptional regulator: MPERPHGLRERKKADTRRALSDAALQLAFERGMERVTRDDIANLAGVSLRTFNNYFTGKYEALAYRQAERTRRAIAALRERPSEEPLWTSIAHVVLEALEADFGDVRGEENLVPSREELVEIRKLLMNPRVRNALPQDLSDGWLRAIAERTGTDPERDLYPRLVAAVVRAVGDAAAETYVRADPPVPITELIRSGFAAVSAGLPEPTRSEAAQHD, translated from the coding sequence ATGCCCGAACGACCGCACGGACTGCGGGAGCGCAAGAAGGCGGACACCCGGCGCGCGCTGAGCGACGCCGCGCTGCAGCTGGCATTCGAGCGCGGGATGGAGCGCGTGACGCGCGACGACATCGCGAACCTGGCCGGGGTGTCGTTGCGCACGTTCAACAACTACTTCACCGGCAAGTATGAAGCCCTCGCCTACCGGCAGGCCGAGCGCACGCGGCGCGCGATCGCCGCCCTTCGAGAGCGACCCTCCGAAGAACCGCTGTGGACGTCGATCGCTCACGTGGTGCTCGAGGCCCTGGAAGCCGATTTCGGTGACGTCCGCGGCGAGGAGAACCTGGTGCCGAGCCGCGAGGAACTCGTGGAAATCCGCAAGTTGCTGATGAATCCTCGGGTGCGGAACGCATTGCCGCAGGACCTTTCCGACGGATGGCTCCGGGCGATCGCTGAACGCACCGGCACCGACCCCGAGCGCGACCTGTACCCGCGGCTGGTGGCGGCCGTAGTGCGCGCGGTCGGTGACGCGGCGGCGGAAACTTATGTGCGGGCGGATCCGCCCGTGCCGATCACCGAATTAATTCGCTCGGGCTTCGCCGCGGTCAGCGCGGGGTTACCCGAACCCACCAGAAGTGAGGCGGCGCAACATGACTGA
- a CDS encoding protease inhibitor I42 family protein yields MKIRLLVAVALLASSTVAGCHFASRNPPSAKILQVPMDDVLKQSAITQSIDLAVGNTLTVKLGSNYTTPYRWKPDMKIGEPSVLKQESHAFVQPTTDALGAPGTEVWTFTAQKPGTTTITTSYASIVGKDPKPTCTYTATVTVR; encoded by the coding sequence GTGAAGATCAGGCTGCTGGTGGCAGTCGCCCTACTCGCCTCGTCGACGGTGGCGGGCTGTCACTTCGCGTCCCGGAATCCGCCGTCGGCCAAGATCCTGCAGGTCCCGATGGACGATGTTCTCAAGCAGAGCGCCATCACCCAGAGTATCGATCTGGCCGTCGGCAACACGCTGACCGTCAAGCTGGGCTCCAATTACACGACGCCGTACCGCTGGAAACCCGACATGAAGATCGGTGAGCCGTCGGTCCTTAAGCAGGAGAGCCACGCGTTCGTGCAGCCGACCACCGACGCGCTGGGCGCCCCCGGCACCGAGGTGTGGACGTTCACCGCGCAGAAGCCCGGCACGACGACGATCACCACCTCCTACGCCAGCATCGTCGGCAAGGATCCCAAGCCGACGTGCACCTACACGGCGACCGTGACGGTCCGATAG
- a CDS encoding DUF732 domain-containing protein — protein sequence MTKKLAAFAVGVALAAMVTPSTVARADTTDSDFVSYLESHGIHLGNPVNMAHVMCQDLDAGYTQKDEVDQLTGSAKLSQAQAETFIGAATADYCPGKHSPSKPSGNG from the coding sequence ATGACCAAGAAACTTGCAGCGTTCGCCGTTGGCGTGGCTCTGGCGGCCATGGTGACCCCCTCGACTGTGGCGCGCGCCGACACGACGGACTCCGACTTCGTCTCGTACCTGGAGTCGCACGGCATCCACCTCGGGAACCCGGTGAACATGGCGCACGTGATGTGCCAGGATCTCGACGCCGGCTACACCCAGAAGGACGAGGTCGACCAGCTGACGGGCTCGGCCAAGCTGAGCCAGGCGCAGGCCGAGACGTTCATCGGCGCGGCCACCGCGGACTACTGCCCGGGCAAGCACAGCCCGAGCAAGCCCAGCGGCAACGGCTGA
- the alsS gene encoding acetolactate synthase AlsS — MAPTNPGEPVRSAQKIVDVLTAQGVEYIFGVPGAKIDAVYDALADSGPQLVVCRQEQNAAFMAGAVGRLTGIPGVVLVTSGPGTANLATGLLTANTEQDPVVALCGAVRRVDRLKRTHQSMDAAALLRTVTKFTGEINDPDNAAEATVAAFRAAAGEPRGAAAVVLPADVLAAPTTAGITARLPIPPLASAPTAAIAKVGELVRAARRPALLVGMRGADPDSCQALRSLVAATGLPVVETFQAAGVISRALEDNFLGRVGLFRNQPGDVIVGQADVLVTIGYDAVEYDPELWNNDAERTVVHIDSLPADVDNHYQPALELLGNVAASLTALTDTLVGLTLSDDYRNEIAIQRNALSDMINTARDHTLDGPGLDPVAVVLRLRDELDDTATIACDIGSVYIFMARHFRVYEPRRLLFSNGQQTLGVALPWAMAACLVRPGTPVVSVSGDGGFLFSAQELETATRLGLTFTHVIFRDNSYDMVGFQEVLKYGRKSGVQLADYDIVSYAAAFGARGYRVNTLDEFSSTLRRALAENGPSLIDVPVDYSRNTDLAAHLHDDPFE, encoded by the coding sequence ATGGCCCCCACCAACCCCGGTGAACCCGTGCGCAGCGCGCAGAAGATTGTCGACGTGCTCACCGCGCAGGGCGTCGAGTACATCTTCGGGGTGCCCGGCGCCAAGATCGACGCCGTCTACGACGCCCTGGCCGACTCCGGTCCGCAGCTGGTGGTGTGCCGCCAGGAGCAGAACGCCGCCTTCATGGCCGGGGCCGTCGGTCGCCTGACCGGCATCCCGGGCGTGGTGCTGGTGACGTCGGGGCCCGGCACCGCCAACCTGGCCACCGGACTGCTAACGGCGAACACCGAACAGGACCCCGTGGTCGCGTTGTGCGGGGCCGTCCGCCGCGTGGACCGGCTCAAGCGCACCCATCAGTCGATGGACGCCGCGGCGTTGCTCAGGACGGTCACCAAGTTCACCGGCGAGATCAACGATCCCGACAACGCCGCCGAGGCGACCGTCGCCGCCTTCCGCGCCGCGGCCGGCGAGCCGCGCGGGGCCGCCGCGGTGGTGCTGCCGGCCGACGTCCTCGCCGCGCCCACCACAGCGGGCATCACGGCCCGGCTGCCGATCCCGCCGCTGGCGTCAGCCCCCACAGCCGCAATCGCCAAGGTCGGGGAGCTCGTCCGCGCCGCGCGCCGCCCGGCGCTGCTCGTCGGCATGCGCGGCGCCGACCCCGACAGCTGCCAGGCGCTGCGCTCCCTCGTCGCCGCCACCGGGCTGCCCGTGGTCGAAACCTTCCAGGCCGCCGGCGTCATCTCCCGCGCGCTGGAGGACAACTTCCTGGGCCGGGTCGGCCTCTTTCGCAATCAGCCCGGCGACGTCATCGTCGGTCAGGCCGACGTCCTGGTCACGATCGGCTACGACGCCGTCGAGTACGACCCGGAATTGTGGAACAACGATGCCGAACGCACCGTCGTGCACATCGACTCGCTCCCGGCCGACGTCGACAACCACTACCAGCCGGCGCTGGAATTGCTCGGCAACGTCGCGGCCTCGCTCACGGCGCTGACCGACACCCTTGTCGGGCTCACCCTCAGCGACGACTACCGCAACGAGATCGCCATCCAGCGAAATGCATTGTCAGACATGATCAACACCGCGCGCGATCACACGCTCGACGGTCCGGGCCTCGACCCGGTGGCCGTCGTGTTGCGCCTGCGCGACGAACTCGACGACACCGCCACCATCGCCTGTGACATCGGCTCGGTCTACATCTTCATGGCCCGCCACTTCCGGGTCTACGAACCCAGGCGGCTGCTCTTCTCCAATGGCCAACAGACCCTGGGCGTCGCGCTGCCCTGGGCGATGGCAGCCTGCCTGGTGCGCCCCGGCACCCCGGTGGTGTCCGTCTCCGGAGACGGCGGATTCCTTTTCTCCGCTCAGGAACTCGAGACCGCGACTCGGCTCGGGCTGACATTCACCCACGTGATCTTCCGTGACAACAGCTACGACATGGTCGGCTTCCAGGAGGTCCTCAAGTACGGGCGCAAGTCCGGCGTGCAACTCGCCGACTACGACATCGTCTCCTACGCAGCCGCTTTCGGCGCGCGCGGGTACCGGGTGAACACCCTCGACGAGTTCAGCTCGACCCTGCGCCGGGCCTTGGCCGAAAACGGGCCGTCGCTGATCGACGTTCCCGTCGACTACAGCCGCAACACCGATCTCGCCGCCCACCTGCACGACGACCCCTTCGAGTGA
- a CDS encoding glycosyltransferase, producing MRVVQVANFYGPRSGGLRTAVDRLGAEYCANGHEVFLIVPGQRTDRVRLHSGVVRITLPARLIPFTGGYRAVLPGPVKALLEALQPDALEVSDRLTLRSLGRWGREYGATTVMISHERLDRLVGQILPRRPAQKFADFANARTAADYDTVVCTTAFAREEFDRIGATNTVTVPLGVDLQTFHPRRHSYLVRRRWAAPTQMLLVHCGRLSVEKRVDRSIDALGALYHAGVDARLVVVGEGPLRARLERQAARLPIDFTGFINDRHTVAGLLASADVTLAPGPHETFGLAALESLACGTPAVVSRTSALSEIVTPDSGELADNHPAAIAHAVGAIVSRPEYHRRTSARRRAEDFTWHRAATGMLASLGAPGDQPDGSEHTA from the coding sequence ATGCGTGTAGTGCAGGTCGCCAACTTCTACGGCCCCCGTTCCGGGGGGCTTCGCACGGCGGTGGACCGACTCGGCGCCGAATACTGCGCCAACGGGCACGAGGTCTTCCTCATCGTCCCGGGCCAGCGCACGGATCGCGTCCGCCTGCACAGCGGTGTGGTGCGAATTACGTTGCCCGCAAGGCTGATTCCTTTCACGGGCGGTTACCGAGCGGTGCTGCCAGGGCCGGTGAAGGCGCTGCTCGAAGCGCTGCAACCCGACGCCCTGGAGGTGTCCGACCGGCTCACGCTGCGCTCACTGGGCAGGTGGGGTCGCGAATATGGCGCAACCACAGTCATGATCTCCCACGAGCGGCTGGATCGCCTTGTGGGCCAAATCCTTCCGCGTCGTCCGGCACAGAAGTTCGCCGACTTCGCCAACGCGCGCACGGCCGCAGACTACGACACCGTCGTGTGCACCACCGCATTCGCGCGCGAGGAATTCGACCGCATCGGCGCCACCAACACCGTCACCGTGCCACTGGGCGTCGACCTACAGACCTTCCATCCACGGCGGCACTCTTATCTGGTCCGGCGGCGCTGGGCCGCGCCGACGCAGATGCTGCTGGTGCACTGCGGCCGGCTCTCCGTCGAAAAGCGCGTCGACCGGAGCATCGACGCGCTCGGGGCGCTCTACCACGCCGGCGTCGACGCCCGGCTCGTCGTGGTGGGTGAGGGGCCGCTGCGGGCCAGACTGGAGCGCCAGGCCGCGCGGCTCCCGATCGACTTCACCGGCTTCATCAACGACCGGCACACCGTGGCCGGCCTGCTCGCCTCGGCCGACGTCACGCTCGCGCCCGGCCCACACGAGACCTTCGGGCTGGCCGCCCTCGAGTCACTCGCCTGCGGGACGCCCGCGGTGGTTTCGCGCACGTCGGCATTGAGTGAGATCGTCACCCCGGACAGCGGCGAGCTGGCCGACAACCACCCGGCCGCCATCGCGCACGCCGTCGGCGCCATCGTCAGCCGACCCGAATATCACCGCCGCACGTCTGCAAGGCGCCGCGCCGAGGACTTCACCTGGCACCGGGCCGCGACCGGGATGCTGGCCTCACTGGGAGCGCCGGGCGATCAGCCTGACGGTTCCGAACACACCGCGTAG
- a CDS encoding Na+/H+ antiporter, producing MFGLVLIVSLVSTVIVGTVIGRRYRVGPPVLLILLGTLLGLIPAFAHVQVNGEIVLLLFLPAILYWEGLGISIREIRKNLRIIVFLSVALVIVTAFAVSWTARALGMESHAAAVLGAVLSPTDAAAVAGLAKKLPRRSLTVLKAESLINDGTALVLFAVSVHVAIGGAAITPFDLTVRFIVSYLGGIAAGLLVGGLATLVRKRIDAPQEEGALSLLTPFAAFLLAQAVDCSGVVAVMVAALVLAYAGPIVIRARSRLQAYGFWDITTFLLNGSLWVFVGVQIPGALRGVSNIDGGLPHAAFIALAVTGVVILSRIFWGEITTVLLRVIDRREVQRARRVDWRMRFVTVWAGFRGAVSLAAALAVPMTTLSGAPFPDRSLLIFIVVFVILVTVLVQGSSLPAVVRWARIPDDVAHTEELQLARTRGVQAALDALPMVADEVGISDELRRRLQKEYEEKAAVAIATENDSPDNRLLKGKEKVRQVRLGVLEHKRREITALRNQNLIDDIVLRELQEEMDLEEVQLLNAADSD from the coding sequence GTGTTTGGCCTCGTCCTCATCGTCTCGCTCGTGTCCACCGTCATCGTGGGGACGGTCATCGGCCGGCGCTACCGCGTCGGCCCCCCGGTGCTGCTCATCCTGCTCGGCACGTTGCTGGGCCTGATTCCTGCGTTCGCCCACGTCCAGGTCAACGGTGAGATCGTCCTGCTGCTGTTCCTGCCGGCCATCCTTTATTGGGAGGGCTTGGGCATCAGCATCCGCGAGATCCGCAAGAACCTGCGCATCATCGTCTTCCTGAGCGTGGCCCTCGTCATCGTCACCGCGTTTGCGGTGTCGTGGACGGCGCGGGCGCTGGGCATGGAGTCGCACGCGGCGGCCGTCCTGGGCGCCGTGCTCTCCCCCACCGACGCCGCGGCCGTGGCCGGCCTCGCCAAGAAGCTGCCCCGCCGGTCGCTGACCGTGCTCAAGGCCGAGAGTCTCATCAACGACGGCACCGCGCTGGTGCTATTCGCCGTGAGCGTCCACGTCGCAATCGGCGGGGCCGCGATCACCCCGTTCGACCTGACCGTCCGGTTCATCGTCTCCTATCTCGGTGGGATCGCCGCCGGGCTGCTCGTCGGCGGACTCGCCACCCTGGTGCGCAAGCGCATCGACGCGCCGCAGGAGGAGGGCGCGCTGAGCCTGCTGACACCGTTCGCGGCGTTCCTGCTGGCGCAGGCGGTCGACTGCAGCGGCGTCGTCGCGGTCATGGTGGCGGCCCTGGTGCTCGCCTACGCCGGGCCGATCGTGATCCGTGCCCGCTCCCGCCTGCAGGCCTACGGGTTCTGGGACATCACGACGTTCTTGCTGAACGGCTCGCTGTGGGTGTTCGTCGGGGTTCAGATCCCGGGCGCGCTGCGCGGGGTGTCCAACATCGATGGCGGCCTGCCCCACGCCGCATTCATCGCGCTCGCCGTCACCGGCGTCGTGATCCTCTCCCGCATCTTCTGGGGCGAGATCACGACCGTCCTGCTGCGCGTCATCGACCGACGCGAGGTTCAGCGCGCCCGTCGCGTCGACTGGCGGATGCGGTTCGTCACCGTCTGGGCGGGCTTCCGCGGGGCGGTTTCGCTGGCCGCGGCGCTGGCCGTGCCGATGACCACCCTCAGCGGCGCGCCCTTCCCGGACCGCAGCCTGCTCATCTTCATCGTCGTATTCGTGATCCTGGTGACCGTGCTGGTGCAGGGCAGCTCGCTGCCGGCCGTGGTCCGCTGGGCCCGCATCCCCGACGACGTGGCCCACACCGAGGAGCTGCAGCTCGCGCGGACGAGGGGCGTTCAGGCCGCGCTCGACGCGCTGCCGATGGTCGCCGACGAAGTGGGCATCAGCGACGAGCTGCGCCGACGGCTGCAGAAGGAATACGAGGAGAAAGCCGCGGTGGCCATCGCCACCGAGAACGATTCGCCGGACAACCGCCTGCTCAAGGGCAAGGAGAAGGTGCGCCAGGTGCGGCTCGGCGTGCTCGAACACAAGCGCCGGGAGATCACCGCCCTGCGTAACCAGAACCTCATCGACGACATCGTGCTGCGCGAGCTGCAGGAAGAGATGGACCTGGAGGAAGTCCAGCTCCTCAACGCGGCCGACAGTGACTGA
- a CDS encoding DUF4190 domain-containing protein: MTGLRDSPPSSPRLGIISLGLAVVAVVVFWSVWGVAVAHAANVADVAIVVAAAASVVLGGGAVATGAVARRRLRRGPAGNGGIALAGVVLGFLAVVLPGLLLIYLAFLAYSGYQGFESCVRGAGASYPSYMCLKECPPFLDSLCRSQVRW; encoded by the coding sequence ATGACAGGGTTGCGCGATTCGCCGCCGAGTTCGCCCAGGCTGGGCATCATCTCGTTGGGGTTGGCGGTCGTTGCCGTCGTGGTGTTCTGGTCAGTCTGGGGCGTGGCCGTCGCGCATGCGGCCAACGTCGCGGACGTTGCCATCGTCGTGGCCGCGGCCGCCAGCGTCGTCCTCGGCGGGGGTGCCGTGGCGACCGGCGCAGTCGCGCGTCGACGGCTGAGGCGCGGCCCCGCCGGCAATGGCGGGATCGCACTCGCCGGCGTGGTTCTCGGGTTTCTGGCAGTGGTGCTGCCGGGCCTCCTGCTGATCTACCTCGCGTTCCTGGCGTATTCGGGATACCAGGGTTTCGAGTCCTGCGTGCGCGGGGCGGGCGCGTCGTACCCGAGCTACATGTGTCTCAAGGAGTGCCCGCCATTCCTGGACTCGTTGTGCCGCAGTCAGGTCCGCTGGTGA
- a CDS encoding DUF5685 family protein — MFGIIRPCRRRLGAELAAAWTAQLCGLCLALRDDYGQVARVATNYDGLVVSLLVEAQSTSQPTRRRAGPCPLRAMRRADVATGECVRLAAVVSLALAAAKVRDHAEDRDGIAGVAAVRPAARRLAERWVRQGADAGPTLGFNTGVLVAAMGRQADLEAAAGPGSPLLAVTEPTETAVAAAFAHTAVLAGRPGNQEPLGEVGRLFGRVAHLLDAVEDYREDAARRRWNPMAATATPFEAVRALCDDAALGIELALSDVEFTDRRLVHRLLTGEIRRAVSRTFTRVGYPGGVEDPNPRKSRRGQQEPINFANEPGAAPETPDPGPRGRRRGGDGGSTCICCCDSCDCCCCDDACCECGDCCDCT, encoded by the coding sequence ATGTTCGGCATCATCCGGCCCTGCCGGCGCCGGCTCGGCGCTGAGCTCGCGGCGGCCTGGACAGCCCAATTGTGCGGATTGTGCCTGGCCCTGCGCGACGACTACGGCCAGGTGGCGCGGGTGGCCACCAACTACGACGGGCTCGTCGTCTCCTTGCTGGTCGAGGCGCAGTCAACCTCGCAACCCACCCGCCGCAGGGCCGGGCCGTGCCCGCTGCGCGCGATGCGCCGGGCCGACGTCGCGACCGGCGAGTGCGTGCGGCTGGCCGCGGTGGTGTCGCTGGCGCTGGCCGCAGCGAAGGTGCGCGACCACGCCGAAGACCGCGACGGCATCGCCGGCGTGGCCGCGGTGCGGCCCGCGGCGCGCCGCCTCGCCGAGCGCTGGGTGCGCCAGGGCGCCGACGCCGGCCCCACCCTGGGGTTCAACACCGGCGTGCTGGTCGCCGCGATGGGCCGGCAGGCCGACCTGGAGGCGGCGGCCGGCCCCGGCAGCCCCCTGCTGGCGGTGACCGAGCCCACCGAGACCGCCGTCGCCGCCGCCTTCGCGCACACCGCCGTGCTGGCCGGCCGCCCGGGCAACCAGGAGCCGCTGGGCGAGGTCGGCCGGCTGTTCGGCCGGGTGGCGCACCTGCTCGACGCGGTCGAGGACTACCGCGAGGACGCGGCGCGCCGCAGGTGGAACCCCATGGCCGCGACGGCGACGCCCTTCGAGGCCGTCCGCGCGCTGTGTGACGACGCGGCGCTGGGCATCGAGTTGGCCCTGTCCGACGTGGAGTTCACCGACCGGCGCCTCGTCCACCGGTTGCTGACGGGCGAAATCCGTCGGGCCGTGTCGCGCACGTTCACGCGGGTCGGCTACCCGGGCGGAGTCGAGGACCCCAATCCGCGCAAGTCCCGCCGCGGCCAGCAGGAGCCCATCAACTTCGCCAACGAGCCGGGTGCGGCACCCGAGACGCCCGACCCCGGCCCGCGCGGCCGCAGGCGGGGCGGAGACGGGGGGAGCACCTGCATCTGCTGCTGCGACAGCTGCGACTGCTGCTGCTGCGACGACGCCTGTTGCGAGTGCGGGGACTGCTGCGACTGCACGTAG
- a CDS encoding FAD-dependent monooxygenase, whose amino-acid sequence MTEEHADIVISGAGPNGLMLACELALAGVRPVVLDKLPGPSPEPKANGLVGQVVRMLDMRGLYRAFTGDPTHPQPAGGWIFAAMTLNFQSVPDNPMYAMAIPQPRLVRLLEKRARDLGVDLRWGNELTALRHDPESVGLTVSSPGSDYRITAGHLVGADGGRSPVRKAVGIDFPGTTLDVVGRLAHVHVPAELRRADGGIDIPGFGPLPFGHTRLDTGGVIYAEFEPGQSLFGTMEFGPPVEETPMSLAEVFASARRVLGVDVPFGEPKGPGPHALRRVNGQNTRHAAHYRDGRVLLLGDAAHVHSAMGGPGLNLGLQDAMNLGWKLAAHLKGDSPAGLLDTYESERHPVGERVMMHSQAQTALMLPGAEVAALRALLGELFDIHDVAKHMAALLAGSDVRYDVGDDHRLSGWPAPELTLADGRRLAELLHDARPVLLDLGGGVGTAARGWADRVDVVRASAVDPPAAALLIRPDGYVAWAADAVGPDQEAGLRTALRRWWGAETGA is encoded by the coding sequence ATGACTGAGGAACATGCCGACATCGTCATCTCCGGCGCCGGACCCAACGGATTGATGCTGGCGTGCGAGCTCGCGCTGGCCGGCGTCAGGCCCGTCGTGCTCGACAAGCTTCCCGGCCCCAGCCCGGAGCCCAAGGCCAATGGCCTTGTGGGGCAGGTGGTTCGGATGCTGGACATGCGGGGCCTGTACCGGGCGTTTACGGGCGACCCGACCCATCCGCAACCCGCCGGCGGATGGATCTTCGCGGCCATGACGCTCAACTTTCAGTCGGTGCCCGACAATCCGATGTACGCGATGGCCATCCCGCAGCCGAGATTGGTGCGGCTGCTGGAGAAGCGAGCCCGCGATCTCGGCGTGGACCTGCGATGGGGCAACGAGCTCACCGCCTTGCGACATGACCCGGAATCCGTCGGGCTGACGGTGTCATCCCCGGGCAGCGACTACCGCATCACGGCCGGCCACCTGGTGGGCGCCGACGGCGGACGCAGCCCCGTCCGCAAGGCGGTGGGCATCGACTTTCCCGGTACCACCCTGGACGTCGTCGGACGGCTCGCCCACGTCCACGTCCCCGCCGAACTGCGCCGCGCCGACGGTGGCATCGACATCCCGGGGTTCGGGCCACTTCCTTTCGGCCACACGAGGTTGGACACCGGCGGGGTGATCTACGCGGAGTTCGAACCGGGGCAGTCGCTGTTCGGCACCATGGAGTTCGGCCCGCCGGTCGAGGAGACCCCGATGAGCCTGGCCGAAGTGTTCGCCAGCGCACGCCGCGTGCTCGGCGTCGACGTCCCATTCGGAGAACCGAAAGGGCCGGGGCCACATGCGCTCCGGCGGGTCAACGGGCAGAACACCCGCCACGCGGCGCATTATCGCGATGGTCGGGTCCTGTTGCTCGGCGACGCGGCCCACGTCCACAGCGCCATGGGCGGGCCCGGCCTCAACCTGGGCCTGCAGGACGCGATGAACCTGGGCTGGAAGCTCGCCGCCCACCTCAAGGGCGATTCACCGGCCGGCCTTCTCGACACCTACGAGTCCGAGCGCCACCCGGTGGGCGAGCGCGTGATGATGCACTCGCAGGCCCAGACGGCGCTGATGCTGCCGGGCGCCGAGGTCGCCGCGCTGCGGGCCCTGCTGGGCGAGCTGTTCGACATCCACGACGTCGCCAAGCACATGGCGGCGCTGCTGGCCGGTTCCGACGTGCGGTACGACGTCGGTGACGATCACCGGCTGTCCGGATGGCCCGCTCCCGAGCTGACCCTGGCCGACGGCCGCCGGCTCGCCGAACTGCTGCACGACGCCCGCCCGGTACTGCTCGACCTCGGCGGCGGCGTCGGGACAGCGGCGCGCGGCTGGGCGGACCGGGTCGACGTCGTCCGCGCGAGCGCCGTCGACCCGCCCGCCGCGGCGCTGCTGATCCGACCCGACGGATACGTCGCCTGGGCGGCCGACGCCGTCGGCCCCGACCAAGAGGCCGGCCTGCGCACGGCGCTGCGGCGCTGGTGGGGAGCCGAGACGGGCGCGTAG